AGACCATATGGATCTGCTTGGTGGCTTACCTTCGAAAGGAGATACTACAGTAGGCCATGATGTTTGGTTTGGTTACAACAGCCTCATTATGCCCGGCGTTAAAATAGGCCACGGTGCCATCATCGCATCTGGTTCTGTAGTTACAGAAGATGTGCCTGATTTTGCTATCGTCGGCGGCAATCCCGCGAAAGTCATCAAAAAACGTTTCGATGACGCAACTATTGAAAAATTACTGGGTATCGCCTGGTGGGACTGGTCAATGGAGAAAATCACGAAGAACATCAGAGCAATCATGGCGGGCGATGTTTGTGAACTTCAAAATATAGCTAACAAAATGTAAAAAACTTCGCGGGTTTGACTATCGTCAAATCCTTATCCTGCATACATGGTAATTTGATCTTGCTTCCGGCGCAGAGGCGGCAACACCTCACAGCAGCCTTTCAGATGCACTCTGCTTCCCTTGTCATCTGATTCACGGCATCGCCAAATCTTTGCCGGAGGCGCCTATCTTTGATATTTCAATCATTACAGTACCTTGGCACGCATCCTACCCGATGCGTGCTTTCTTTTACTTTTACGTGTACACTATCCTCTTTTTGGGGAGATATATTATGTTTGACACGCGTAATTCACTTGTTCTTTCTGGCGGTAATGTAAAAGGCTCTTATCAAGCGGGGGCGCTCAAAGCGCTTTTCAATCACACCTTCCCTGATGGCAGCAAATTTAAACCCGGTGCTATATACGGCGTTTCCGTTGGGGCTATGAACGGCGGTTTCATTGCTGACCGCGCTGGTCAAGCAGCCCTTAAAGGCCAAGAGCCAGATTGGCCTGAAATCGGTAATGAACTTGAAGCCTTTTGGCGAAACAACATCACCAGCTTTGCCTCTATCGGCAAAAAACGCAGTGCCTTTTCACTCGCCCTGAAAATAATTGGCGGCAAATTCAATGGCCTTACGAAAATGGATGGGGCCGCAGAACTAGCCCGTGCCAACATTCGTTATGAAAACTTAAAGGCCAGTAAAACTTATTATGCCTGCGGCGTAACCAACATGCGCACCGGTGATTATTTTGACGCGGATGTTGGCACCTTTGGGGAAGATATTTTGGATTATGTCATAGCGTCCACCCGTGAACCTGTGAACATGCCGATCATGTGGGTAAAAGACCAGCCTCTTGTGGATGGTGGTGTCAGGAACATTGCCCCTCTTGCTCCGGCGATTAAGCGCGGTGCAGAAAAAATGGCAATCATAGCCATGAAACCTGATCATATGTCTGTAGTGGAATCCAAGAAAGAATTCGGCAATATGCTGAAGCTTCTCAAACGTACACTTGGGACTCTCACCAACGAGATTATGAATAATGATCTGGAGAAAGTGCGCGATATCAACGCAGCCTGCCAAAAGGAACTGGACGCGGGCGGGCAAGTTCATACTGCTGGGAAACGGATCATTGAATTCGTTGAAGTCCGACCACAGGAGCGCCTTGCCATTGATTCAACGGATTTCACATCTGATGATATAAAGCGCCTTATCAAACAAGGTGAAGAAGAAGCAAAAGAACAACTCGCCAAAGGTTGGCTCACCGGCAACGAATAATAAAGCGATTTTTATGTTTCCAGTATCAGGCTTAACATTTACGGAGCACGGAGCAGAACTCATTGATGATTTTCTGTCTCCAGCTTCGCTCAAATCTCTACAAACGGCTACCGACACATTAACGCTCCCCACTATTAAAGGCGGCTTAAGGAATGCGGAAACAAAAATCCCATTAATTAGCAAAACAATTGAAATTGAAGCGATTCAAGAACGCCTTGAGGCTTATTTGGCACCTCCCCTATCCCTTGTGAGAGCTATCTATTTTGATAAAACTATAGATCAAAATTGGTTAGTTCCTTGGCATCAGGATTTAACTATTGCGGTTGATCGTTTTTTTGAATGCGAGGGCTGGGAAAATTGGACTCAAAAAGATGGTATCTGGCATGTCCAAGCGCCACTCGCGGTGTTGGAGAATATGATCACGCTACGCATTCATTTAGATGATACGGATCAAAGAAATGGATGTCTGAATATAGTACCTTCCAGTCACGCCTTAGGTCGTATACCACATAGAACTATCACAAGCATCACAGCACAATCAGGCCACACTGCGTGTGTGGCTAACGCTGGCTCGGCACTTATCATGAGACCTCATATTATACATTCTTCAAAAAAAGGCACAAAGCCATCAAGGCGTCGAATTATTCATCTGGAGTTCTCCAGTTTTCAATTACCTGAAGACGTTAATTGGGCTTGATGTCAGTAATTAGTCGGTAAACCTGCTGACCGCTCTCATGGTATTTTTTCTCAAAAGGTGTGAGATATTCTTCTGGTTCAAATCCCTCTAACTCTGAAACATGCCCAGCTAGTTTCAAAGCAATCTGAAACTCTTCCAGATACAGCTTCCAGTTTGACCTCATTTCAAACTGGCCACCAAGTTTCAACATATAGGGAAATACAGGTGCTCCGTGCCAACGACGCCCTAAATGGGCCGATTTCGGCCAAGGATTAGGATAAAGCACAAAATGCTTTTCCACCTGCCAACCTGCTGTCACCATCAAACGGTAAAAATCATTTAAATCTGCCCGCCGAAGGATCATGTTTTCAGGGTCGACCTGCAATCTTTCGCGGGTTACCCGGCTTGCTGATTTATCAATACCAATTACCAAATGATCAGGATGATCTCTCGCGATCAATCGCGTGCTATCCCCAACACCGCAGCAACTATCGAAAACTACCGAACCCGCATGTTTACTCACAAGCTTATTCACTTCGTCAAAAACACGCTGGGTATGATCCGCAATCGGCTTTTTAAAATCAGCCTTCAAATGCTTAAGCACAGTCGCTTCAAGCCGTTCATGCGGGCCTGTTTGGTTACTTTCAATTGTTCTGGATTTCTGCTGCATGGCAGAGGCTATAACCCAAGCGCTAATCGCAGGTCAATTAAATCACATAAAGGTAGATCGCAAAGAAATGACTAGCACTGCCCAAAAGCACAAATACATGCCAAACAGCATGGAAATAAGCGACAGATTTGATCGCATAGAAAATTGCGCCAATAGTGAAAAAAGCCCCACCAGCGAATAACCAATAGAGTGCTTCTTTAGGCAAACTTTCAGCGAGAGGCCCAACCATCAACACCCCAGCCCACCCCATGGCCAAATAAATGGCAAGCGAGATATAATTCATCTTCTTACCGCTTTTGCGAAGAAAAGCGATCAGCTTGAATAGCGTACCTGAAAGCGCTGCCCCCCAAACACCAACCATAACCCAAATACCAGTTGAAGCAGGAAGTGTAATCAGAGCAAATGGCGTGTAACTGCCAGCAATTTTAAAATAGATAGCTGAGTGATCCAGCATCTTAAAAAACGGCTGCAACTTGCTTTTAAACATGCTGTGGTAAAGCGTGGAACAGCCATACATTAAAATCATACAGCCTGCGTAAATGGAAACGGCAGTGATGGATAAAACGCCTTGATCACTGGCTTTAAGAAGTAAAAACACCATAGCAATTGCCGCCAGAACAATTCCTACCCCGTGAGTACCAGCGTGGACGATTTCTTCCATAACGCTATAGGGGCGGATGCTCTTTTCTGCAGTTGCCATTTTATGCTTCCCTTGGTTATGCCCCCGGGATATCCGTTGGCGTTGGGCGCGTAATCATATAGACGCCTATGATCAAGAGTAGCGCACCACTGGCTTTTTGCCAATTAATAGGCTGAGCTTCATTCATAATTCCGTAGTGATCAAGGAAAAGTGAAGCAACGACCTGCCCACCAATAACCAGGGCAACCATACTCGCGGCCCCTAATACCGGAGCTGTCATTGTAGCGGTCGCAACAAAATAAGCGCCAAGCAAGCCGCCAATCCAAGCCCACCAGGGCAAAGAAGCTAGTTGAGCTGTATTGAAGTTTGGCATTTTGGTAACGGCTAGAAAAATCATCAGGCCAAGAGTGCCTACAGCAAACGAAATCGCAGACGCTGAACTAGCTCCGCCAACCGCAGTTCCTAAGCGGGCATTAATCAATGCCTGAAGCGGCAAAACTGCTCCGGCAAACAATGCCGCGAACATATAAATGGACTTACCTGTCACAAACAAAACCTTTTACTCAATACTCTAAACAAGCGGCGTATGTAATGGATGAGGCTTCAGCTTTCAACAGACAATCTGTCACGCCAGCTATGCACCGAACGATTATTTAAAAATATCGCCGATTTCCGAAAAATTGAATAAATTTCAAAATCAGTAAGACCAATGTATTTATTGTTTCTAACAATACGCTCACTGAATCAGTTGGGTATGGAGAATAGAAATGCAAACGCCGCTTTTCATCGCGGAACATAGCTGTCATGCACGCGGTTTTATAGGAAGCATGATTGCTAAATGGATGGCGTTTGCAACCGCTGGGGCAAATGAAAAAGCCGTTTCACTGCTAGACATCCAGAATGGTGAAAAAGTGCTTGATTTTGGGACCGGACACGGTCGTACTCTTGGTCTTATCCATAACAGAACGCCAGACGGGCTTACGGTTGGGCTGGATAACAGCCCTATTATGATTAAAGAAGCTATCCGACGAAACAAAAGCCATATCGAAAACAACACTATGGAAATATACCAATCCCATGGTGCCTCGCTTAAATTCTCTGATGGATATTTCGACAAAGCCCTAATGGTGCACAGCTGTTACTTTCTTCATCCACTCGAAGAATATTTTGCTGAGATGAAACGTGCCTTGAAAAAAGACGGTGTTTTTGTTGTTTGCTTTCAACGCCGGAGACAACATAGACCGAATACACTGCCTGACGAAGTTTACCGACTGAGAACAGCTGAAGAAATGAAGGTTCTGCTCTGGGATGCAGGCTTTACTCTTACCGAAGAAGCAGTGCTTGAAAAAGGTAACAAGCCACTCGTCTGGCTGAAGGTGCAAGCGTAATAAATAGAAAAGCCTCGCCAACTGTGCAGGAACAGTGGCGAGGCACCTGAGATTGGCCTTTAGACAAGGAATAGGGAGCCAATCGCCAGAATAGAAAACCATGAAACTAAATAAACTGGTGTACGCAAGAATGGCACACCGAGAATGTAAACCACGGCGTGGATAACTCGTGCAAAAAAGAATACTTCAGCCCACATCGCAACTGCAGCACCCGCACCAGCGTCTAGAAGAAAACCCGCCGCCAAGACAACTGCGATAAAAGCAGGCATTGTCTCTACCATGTTAAGATGCGCGCGCTGTGCTCTAGAAGCCCACAAAGGCTGCTCTGGTGTTACCGCAGGAAAGTTTTCAGGATAGTTATTGAGGAATGTAGGAATACCCCAACCAACCATTCTTGCCACAATATAAGGTGCCCATAGAAGTACTGTTAGTACGCCACTCAGGCCTAGATAATAATATGCTGTTTCCATCGTATTTCTCCGTTTTAATCTGAAGAAAAGGTACGATTTCCTTCCATACAATCAATGCTCTGTCGTACGGTATATATGCTCATTCGTTCTACTTACCTTGATATCAACAAAAAGCCCTGATTTAGTAGGCAGTAGATTGACCCCCTAAGGATTGTGCGATGGATGTTTTTAGCGACATTTTAGATTTAGTAAAATTTCAAGGTTGTCTCTATTTCACTACCTGTTTCACCAATACTTGGGGTGTTGAAGTACCAACTTTTAAAAAGGTCGCTCGATTTCACTATATTGAAGAAGGCGAGTGCTGGGTAAGCGTCGGTGGAGCTGAACCTGTACAGTTACTCCCGGGTGACTTTATTATCATTCCAAACGGCAGCATGCACCTCCTGAGGAATCATCCTTCTTCAAAGGTTTACCCTCTCACAGAGGTCCTTGAAGACGGTAGTTTCGATGAAACAGGTAGGTTAACTTACAGTAACACCTCAAGTGCCAGCTCACCTCAACCTGCTACCCGATTAATTTGTGGTCATCTTGAATTTGATGATGGGTATGACCATCCCCTTTTTGCGCAGCTGCCATCTTTCATTCTTATAAAAGGCAAGGAAGCCAAAAACTTTTCCTGGTTTGATCAGGCACTGAAAATGATGACGCTTGAGACAAATACAAAACGCCCCGGTCATGACGCTATTGAAAAAAGGCTTTCGGAGATCTTATTTCTTCATGCTATCAGAGTTTGGATTGAAACTTCTGGCGGGCCAAAGGGATTTGCAGCAGCTGTTCTCAACCCACAGATTGGACGCAGCCTAAGCGCCGTTCATAACAACCCCGAACAGAAATGGACGGTTGAGAGCATGGCACATCAGGCAGGTATGTCACGCACTGTATTTTCATGCCGCTTTTCGGAGATTATGGGCCTCACCCCTATGCAATATTTAACACAGTGGCGGGTCTTAAAAGCACAGAGATTACTCGCAGAAAACAACGTTTCAGTTGAATGGGTTGCTGCCAAAGTCGGTTACGAGTCTGTAGCGGCCTTCAGCAGAGTGTTCAAACGCTATACAGGCAAAGGCCCAGGAGCTCATAGAAAAGCAGCCAAAGAAGTTGAAGCCGCAGCTTAATGAGATTGTGCTTCACAATACTGTTTAACGGCATCCATATCAGCACATACAGCTTTCCGAACCATACCCTTCATCAATGGGTTAAGAATTTTTGGGATTAATCGGTATGCCCGAGCTTCCATAACCATCACCAGCTTCGTGTGGTTACCCTCTTCCCGTTTTACCGTTTCAACAGTAAAAATCGTATCCCATATTGTACCATGGCTATCAGCAACCGCACGAAAATGGTCATTTTCTGAATATTCACGCACTTCAATTTCGGTAGATGCTTCACCACCATTCATTTCGCGCGTTTCAATAAACCGGGTGCCGGTTCCCACTTTTTGTTCAGTTAAAAACTCTACATTTTTGATATGCGGAATCGCCTGCGAGAAATTCCTGATATCAGAAATACAGGAAAACACAGTTTCTATTGGCGCATCAATATAGCGAACTATAGTGGTTTTTGTCATACCTTACCCCAGTCTACGGTAACAAAAACCATAATAAGGGCGTGCCCCATTGTAAAGCTTCAGAACTTCACAACAAAGACCTCTTGAAACATAAGCGACATTTCATACGTAAGTAACTCACAACAATAAACTATCTACATATAATAAACGACAGAGAGGATATCTTATGGGAAGAATTGGAAAGTTGGCTTTGCTAGCAGCAAGTAGCCTTGCATTAACTTTATCTCCCGTGGCAACTAAGGCATACTCAGCCGAAGAAGGAACGGCTATTCAGGCAACTAATCCCCCGCTCAACAAAATCATTCAAACCATCACGAATAACAACAACTTCCACGGCACAATTCTAGTCGCAGACAACGGAAAAATCACCCATAAGGCTGGATACGGCTTTGCGAACATGGAATGGGAAATCCCCAATTCTAGTGACAGCAATTTCTATATTGCTTCCCTTTCCAAAAGTATTGTCGCAGCCCTAATGGTAAAAATGGCCGAGGCAGGAGAGCTAAAACTCGATGATACTATCACAGATCATTTGCCAGGTTTCCCAGCTGATTATGCGAAAGATGTAACACTGCAGCACCTATTAACGCATACATCAGGCATACCGAATTATATCGAATTCGAGGGTTGGTTTACAGGTAAATTCAGAGGTGCAATAAGCAAAGAAGAATTCCATAAAACTATTGCCTCTTACCCACTGAAGTTTCCAATTGGTACCGATAAACACTATTCCAATTCCAACTATTATATTCTTGGCTCTATCATTGAAGAGGTTACAGGCAAGTCTTTCTCAGCGGTTATGCAAGAACGTGTCTTTGAACCACTGGACATGGTAAATAGCGGCATACACACCCAAGGCAGAGTAATACCTCGACTGGCCCTACCATACGAATCCACTGGTGAAGGCTCTTATTGCTCCTATAAAGTAGATGACTACTGCGCTAGCGGTTACACGAATATGAACCTGTTCCGAGGTGGTGCCGCAATTCACACGACCGCCGAAGACTTGTTAAAATTTGACCAAGCTTTCTATGGCACTGATTTCTTGTCTGACAGTGCTAAAGACACAATTCTTGGAGGCAAAATCCCGTTCGGCTGGAACATTCATCAAGTACCCTTTAAAGAAGGTGATGCCCCTACAAAAGTGATTAGTTATAATGGCGGTATAAACGGCTATACATCGCTGATGCTCCGCTTCCCTAATGAACACCGTACAATTATCATTCTGAACAATAGTGGCAATGGTTACAGAGGTCTGGTTAACATCGGAATGGAAATCGCGAGCCAGCTTTACAAATAACGCTGTAAGCAGAAAATAATAAAGGCCTAGCTCTCAGGAGCTAAGCCTTTGGAATTTGGTAGCCGAGGAGGGACTCGAACCCCCGACACGCGGATTATGATTCCGCTGCTCTAACCAACTGAGCTACTCGGCCATATTGTAGTGCTTCAACGCGTTTACGCCCAAGAGCATACGGCCGCTGAAAGCTGCGCTGGTATATCCCTCTGCTTCGCCCTCGTCAACCAGATTTTTTCATAAACTCGTAAAAATTTCCACCCGCAAACGGAAGTTCCGTTTTTCTCGCTTATTCGGCATATATAGCAATTTGTTTAAACCCGATTTCCGGCCTATATTGTAGAAACACAATTGGGGAATAGACATGACCGAATGGCGCGAACATAATTATAAATCCAGTATCATATGGACGGGTGCTGGCACACAAGGCACGAAAAGTTACCTAAGTTATGAGCGCGATTATGAAATTCATATAGAAGGGAAACCTTCTATAAAAGGCTCTTCTGATCCCATGTTCAGGGGAAATCCCGATGTACACAACCCGGAAGATATGTTTCTAGCATCCGTATCAGCCTGTCATATGCTTTGGTTTCTTCATATCTGTTCTACGAACCGAATTTTGGTGAGTGCTTATAACGACCATGCAGAAGGCACGATGCATGAAGGAGAAGATGGAGCGGGCCAATTCACCAGCGTCACCCTGCATCCACATGCAACAATCACACGTAAAGCTGACCTCCGCAAAGCACACGATGCGCATATCGAAGCTAATAAAAAATGCTTTATTGCCAACTCACTGAATTTTCCAGTGCATCATCATGCAACATTTGATTGCCTCGGTGATTAAGAACGCCCGTACGCTAACACCACTTGAATAGTATGATCGGTGAAACGTTCAATTTTCTCTTCCGGTTCACCGTCTAGTTTCATCAGTGCAAGTGTATGACTTGCCGAAAGCAAAATACGCGCATCATCTCGGTTTTCTTTGCTGATGCTATCCTCACAAGCCCACAAGATTTCACTTACCTTGCTTAGGATTTGTTCCTGCACCGCCATAAACCGCGACCTAAGTTCGAGATCAAATCTTGTGCTCCAGCCTAACCAGACCTTCATATAGCTTGGTTTTTCATCCAGCACGAACAACGCCCTAGCGGATAGCGCTTTTAGAATAGCAGGCGCACCTACCGTATGTGGTTCCACATCGTTAAAAAAGGTCAGGAAATAGCGCCCTACTTCATCAACTACTTCCTCAAGAAGCGCTTCACGAGTTGGGAAATACACAAAGGTCGCGGCTGTCGAAATTCCCACACGTCGGGCAATATCAGCATGCTTTGCTTCCCCGATTCCCTTTTCCGCAAACAGATCAATAGCTGCTTCAAGAAGCTGCTGTTTTCTTTTTTCAGGGCTTAGGCGCTTACGAGTAGTTGATTGAGACACATTCTATCCTATTGGCTTCACAGCTATTTTTTAGCCCTATTCCGCCTCTTAACTCAAGCTATTCC
This DNA window, taken from Kordiimonas sp. SCSIO 12603, encodes the following:
- a CDS encoding CatB-related O-acetyltransferase, which codes for MQDSIQIPNPDTVHPLEHTDRVIFLKTVVRGDNITVGDYTYYDSPNSPENFQEENVLYHYDFVGDKLTIGKFCALGTGTKFIMNGANHRMDGPSTFPFPIFGGSWADHMDLLGGLPSKGDTTVGHDVWFGYNSLIMPGVKIGHGAIIASGSVVTEDVPDFAIVGGNPAKVIKKRFDDATIEKLLGIAWWDWSMEKITKNIRAIMAGDVCELQNIANKM
- a CDS encoding patatin-like phospholipase family protein; its protein translation is MFDTRNSLVLSGGNVKGSYQAGALKALFNHTFPDGSKFKPGAIYGVSVGAMNGGFIADRAGQAALKGQEPDWPEIGNELEAFWRNNITSFASIGKKRSAFSLALKIIGGKFNGLTKMDGAAELARANIRYENLKASKTYYACGVTNMRTGDYFDADVGTFGEDILDYVIASTREPVNMPIMWVKDQPLVDGGVRNIAPLAPAIKRGAEKMAIIAMKPDHMSVVESKKEFGNMLKLLKRTLGTLTNEIMNNDLEKVRDINAACQKELDAGGQVHTAGKRIIEFVEVRPQERLAIDSTDFTSDDIKRLIKQGEEEAKEQLAKGWLTGNE
- a CDS encoding phytanoyl-CoA dioxygenase family protein — protein: MFPVSGLTFTEHGAELIDDFLSPASLKSLQTATDTLTLPTIKGGLRNAETKIPLISKTIEIEAIQERLEAYLAPPLSLVRAIYFDKTIDQNWLVPWHQDLTIAVDRFFECEGWENWTQKDGIWHVQAPLAVLENMITLRIHLDDTDQRNGCLNIVPSSHALGRIPHRTITSITAQSGHTACVANAGSALIMRPHIIHSSKKGTKPSRRRIIHLEFSSFQLPEDVNWA
- a CDS encoding tRNA (guanosine(46)-N(7))-methyltransferase TrmB → MQQKSRTIESNQTGPHERLEATVLKHLKADFKKPIADHTQRVFDEVNKLVSKHAGSVVFDSCCGVGDSTRLIARDHPDHLVIGIDKSASRVTRERLQVDPENMILRRADLNDFYRLMVTAGWQVEKHFVLYPNPWPKSAHLGRRWHGAPVFPYMLKLGGQFEMRSNWKLYLEEFQIALKLAGHVSELEGFEPEEYLTPFEKKYHESGQQVYRLITDIKPN
- a CDS encoding hemolysin III family protein, with translation MATAEKSIRPYSVMEEIVHAGTHGVGIVLAAIAMVFLLLKASDQGVLSITAVSIYAGCMILMYGCSTLYHSMFKSKLQPFFKMLDHSAIYFKIAGSYTPFALITLPASTGIWVMVGVWGAALSGTLFKLIAFLRKSGKKMNYISLAIYLAMGWAGVLMVGPLAESLPKEALYWLFAGGAFFTIGAIFYAIKSVAYFHAVWHVFVLLGSASHFFAIYLYVI
- a CDS encoding DMT family transporter codes for the protein MTGKSIYMFAALFAGAVLPLQALINARLGTAVGGASSASAISFAVGTLGLMIFLAVTKMPNFNTAQLASLPWWAWIGGLLGAYFVATATMTAPVLGAASMVALVIGGQVVASLFLDHYGIMNEAQPINWQKASGALLLIIGVYMITRPTPTDIPGA
- a CDS encoding class I SAM-dependent methyltransferase, coding for MQTPLFIAEHSCHARGFIGSMIAKWMAFATAGANEKAVSLLDIQNGEKVLDFGTGHGRTLGLIHNRTPDGLTVGLDNSPIMIKEAIRRNKSHIENNTMEIYQSHGASLKFSDGYFDKALMVHSCYFLHPLEEYFAEMKRALKKDGVFVVCFQRRRQHRPNTLPDEVYRLRTAEEMKVLLWDAGFTLTEEAVLEKGNKPLVWLKVQA
- a CDS encoding MAPEG family protein — encoded protein: METAYYYLGLSGVLTVLLWAPYIVARMVGWGIPTFLNNYPENFPAVTPEQPLWASRAQRAHLNMVETMPAFIAVVLAAGFLLDAGAGAAVAMWAEVFFFARVIHAVVYILGVPFLRTPVYLVSWFSILAIGSLFLV
- a CDS encoding AraC family transcriptional regulator: MDVFSDILDLVKFQGCLYFTTCFTNTWGVEVPTFKKVARFHYIEEGECWVSVGGAEPVQLLPGDFIIIPNGSMHLLRNHPSSKVYPLTEVLEDGSFDETGRLTYSNTSSASSPQPATRLICGHLEFDDGYDHPLFAQLPSFILIKGKEAKNFSWFDQALKMMTLETNTKRPGHDAIEKRLSEILFLHAIRVWIETSGGPKGFAAAVLNPQIGRSLSAVHNNPEQKWTVESMAHQAGMSRTVFSCRFSEIMGLTPMQYLTQWRVLKAQRLLAENNVSVEWVAAKVGYESVAAFSRVFKRYTGKGPGAHRKAAKEVEAAA
- a CDS encoding SRPBCC family protein — its product is MTKTTIVRYIDAPIETVFSCISDIRNFSQAIPHIKNVEFLTEQKVGTGTRFIETREMNGGEASTEIEVREYSENDHFRAVADSHGTIWDTIFTVETVKREEGNHTKLVMVMEARAYRLIPKILNPLMKGMVRKAVCADMDAVKQYCEAQSH
- a CDS encoding serine hydrolase, yielding MGRIGKLALLAASSLALTLSPVATKAYSAEEGTAIQATNPPLNKIIQTITNNNNFHGTILVADNGKITHKAGYGFANMEWEIPNSSDSNFYIASLSKSIVAALMVKMAEAGELKLDDTITDHLPGFPADYAKDVTLQHLLTHTSGIPNYIEFEGWFTGKFRGAISKEEFHKTIASYPLKFPIGTDKHYSNSNYYILGSIIEEVTGKSFSAVMQERVFEPLDMVNSGIHTQGRVIPRLALPYESTGEGSYCSYKVDDYCASGYTNMNLFRGGAAIHTTAEDLLKFDQAFYGTDFLSDSAKDTILGGKIPFGWNIHQVPFKEGDAPTKVISYNGGINGYTSLMLRFPNEHRTIIILNNSGNGYRGLVNIGMEIASQLYK
- a CDS encoding OsmC family protein; translated protein: MTEWREHNYKSSIIWTGAGTQGTKSYLSYERDYEIHIEGKPSIKGSSDPMFRGNPDVHNPEDMFLASVSACHMLWFLHICSTNRILVSAYNDHAEGTMHEGEDGAGQFTSVTLHPHATITRKADLRKAHDAHIEANKKCFIANSLNFPVHHHATFDCLGD
- a CDS encoding TetR/AcrR family transcriptional regulator; this encodes MSQSTTRKRLSPEKRKQQLLEAAIDLFAEKGIGEAKHADIARRVGISTAATFVYFPTREALLEEVVDEVGRYFLTFFNDVEPHTVGAPAILKALSARALFVLDEKPSYMKVWLGWSTRFDLELRSRFMAVQEQILSKVSEILWACEDSISKENRDDARILLSASHTLALMKLDGEPEEKIERFTDHTIQVVLAYGRS